A genomic region of Canis aureus isolate CA01 chromosome 16, VMU_Caureus_v.1.0, whole genome shotgun sequence contains the following coding sequences:
- the LOC144286911 gene encoding uncharacterized protein LOC144286911 isoform X10, with amino-acid sequence MGASPGSLNISVSLARPSAPLAWVSAPQSIMSRLCLSLFFIFTWQPSWLLGQAAPLPAWARRTSGPRRSPEPPEPPEPWSSHSSELLHESLQALTHPAEAGGGFNNLRSSAPAQISAPPKQLTETLVPFLDTDSNGELPPETDQYLNDKPTLHERLLQVVPALGDENQAIVLPPPLKSKMKTGDEPEDHQSLEILAPPLDSQGLNQRKFFVSSPNLDKDLVQHRRLAKVVIGTPNQFANKELLEQLQDDYSDSGMDIIYPEENRPMDFPGGPDQPPELPEELEISSLLQETPAGPLQSTVEEPEPFVPGVEAQAKHPESPEETETPPLLQDALSQPPEILKEAGNSVSPQEAPAEPSSTPEVQQEASAQPTEAPEEVEPWTPQEAPAQPPEEKVPPQEVNVPSLSQNEAQRPKLHNVTVKPVDLALTVTVTQPPQHPKKAEPAILQEQPAQPPELSLGEVEPIPTQQEHPAQPLEHHEVKVAPPGHHQVQQLNLPNITVKPAGVQVTVTPEPTTEVGPLPVQRESVTQPSVPLNVEPFATQHEAPTLPPQSPEENEHLSFQQETPTESPESPTQEKPPTQQETPVQTPGEVKPSTTQQDTLAQDSQAPEEGESPSTQEEALAQLPGTQEEKEPSPPQQEAPAELPQIPEEGEPSSIQEESQDHHAQTPEKAKPSSTQQEAPTQYPQASEEGEPSPAQEEAPTQFPQILVKSGFPEQHPAPAENVEPYPDQQGVPTQTGDLPEETELSPSQQWSSSLPQMPVVGVEPSPVQPEHQAQPPESSTDIVAQPPVHHEVTSSRLGPGEAQHPMLPNITAKPVDLEVFITPVPTKFEHAPGQQEASAQAPVPPEQVEFSPAQSELLFQSPETLEDEFPPGQQELIVKTPDPPKEMEPTSAQQEAPAEPSEPHKEIEPSSNEYTVSAHSPGPTEDVKPPTQPEVPAQPPVPQQVPAISPEPRQEVEPSATQQESPAQSLELADKVEPLPVSQKTPSQLLQFPEKVESSPVLQEAPSLPLEPLKEVELSPAQQVAQTQPSELPEKLESFPILQQASTQSPEPHQESEPSPAQPPEPSKEVEPQLPVHNEMTVPPQGQDQAQRSSLPSVTAKPVDLEFTVPPEPSTTLQQTLAPPEDPEVTLPHPEHVEAQSPNLSEVTVQPLDLELTITPEPITEVETSTMQETPGPPLEPPDESVMQPPMYREVTVPTPGQDQARHLLLPNVTVQPLDLELTLTPEPTTKVEHSTTVSKTTVPPKDMEVTFAHQEQVQAQHPILTEVTVQPLDLGLTITSEFTKEIELPQPMQETPIQLPEPPKEVTVAQSPVYQEETIPTPGWDQIQHPSSPSVTVQPLDLELTVSPEPTTEVEHSTALKKTIAPPKDVEVTFAHLEQVLSRRPNLTKVTVQPLDLELTITPASTTEIEPSPTMPLELPKELVAQPSIYQEAAVPTSAQDQAQHLWSPNVTTQPLALELTISPKPTTEVEQSTTLHQTTAPPKDLEVTFPPSEQVQVQHSTLNKVKVKPLDLGLTITPEPTTETKPSPTMQETPTQPPEPPKEVVVQYPFHQEGTVPTLGQDQAPYPTLPSVTVHPVDMGLTMTSEPTTQVEGSTTTKTTTPPPKDLEMTLAHLEQIQRQHPNLTEVTVPPMDLEITVTAGSNMEVEPSPARQETPTQPPEPPKEVKVQYPFHQEVMSPTPSKGEVQHPESPSITFHNGGLGLTITPEPITEAKHSATTKKTTAPSPADLEVTLAHRERVQSQQPNLTKVTVPPMDLEITVSHQPESSESVLPPTTQPSVVHFAKYFPEKAYTTFTEQPEQSVTTNVNICELCTCKDETLSCTGFSPKQRLRRVPVPEPNTDNNTFTILNFQGNAISYIEENTWKPYRWTEKLILSENYLTELHKDSFEGLLSLQYLDLSCNKIQSIERRTFEPLPFLKFINVSCNVLTEVSFGTFQAWHGMQFLHKLILSHNPLTTVEDSYLFKLPALKYLDMGTTQVSLSTIESILMMTLELEKLILPSRMSCCLCQLKNNIEVVCKTVKLHCDGECLTNATRCDEKASIMNVEGSFMKVLKARKKSTSTELTIEPEKASSDKNGIGLSAFMNEQLDFNDESDVISALNYILPYFSEGNVEDVESTLLPFIKTLFSNVQDGDKPVGYLKNNTKSPSLEPGPNNSTYKNKLRKLSFLENLLDAEIQEKIDEVKKKEKTAMLIPPGILGPKFKKLETAQGQEKTLPKSKNLRKRWFRKNSVLKGPKDPQKRHYKEVDVQSTQGKQSAQSFVKNMAKERRLSGPSPRELEELHMAQRPRKLVGNSVHTESSFIKEHKAAASSFPKQNIMGKPSASTAPKSLPKVKTKSEDSTYPIVVLEDANARVREMEASRPVSHSGKKYIFHKIRSRIVQRTPKTKKSKKFRKKNSLSNRLMPAQRPPLPAVRSLIDSPSQEAISSSEKRIQENPFPELFTLSEPSKENTTVENTTAQNASEEIISPGSTTVSEQTPPEFTNRRNLSNTYSTTTRDNFVPTVKQTNETQWEYHNLVTDLPPKPTGFSVAKLSSAGDLFEIQLNQQLRSLIPNNDVRRLISHVIRTLKMDCSETNVQLACAKLISRTGLLMKLLSEQQEVKVSKAEWDTDQWKTENYINESTEAQSEQKEQKSSEPTKEVPGYGYNNKLILAISVTVVVMILIIVFCLIEEEDYSYLTNTSM; translated from the exons ATGGGGGCGTCACCGGGCTCCCTGAACATTTCGGTTTCTCTGGCGAGACCGAGCGCCCCACTGGCTTGGGTCTCTGCTCCGCAGAGTATCATGTCCAGGCTttgcctctcccttttttttatttttacctggcAACCGTCGTGGTTGTTGGGCCAGGCAGCTCCGCTTCCCGCGTGGGCCCGTCGGACCTCCGGCCCTCGGAGATCCCCGGAACCCCCGGAACCCCCGGAACCCTGGTCTTCGCACTCTTCTGAACTCCTGCATGAATCGCTCCAGGCACTTACCCACCCCGCAGAGGCGGGGGGGGGCTTTAATAACTTGAGGTCCTCTGCTCCAGCCCAGATATCGGCCCCGCCTAAGCAGTTGACTGAGACTTTGGTTCCATTCCTGGACACGGATTCAAATGGTGAGCTGCCCCCAGAGACAGATCAGTATCTGAATGACAAGCCAACCCTGCACGAAAGGCTCTTACAAGTGGTTCCAGCGTTGGGTGATGAGAATCAGGCCATAGTTCTACCTCCTCCActcaaaagtaagatgaaaaCTGGAGATGAGCCAGAAGATCACCAGTCATTGGAAATACTTGCTCCACCTCTGGACAGTCAGGGTTTAAACCAAAGAAAGTTTTTTGTTTCATCCCCAAACCTGGACAAAGATCTAGTTCAGCATCGAAGGCTTGCCAAAGTTGTTATTGGAACTCCAAACCAATTTGCAAATAAAGAGCTCCTAGAACAACTGCAGGACGATTATTCAGATTCTGGTATGGATATCATATACCCTGAGGAAAACCGACCAATGGATTTCCCAGGGGGACCAGATCAACCCCCAGAGCTCCCTGAGGAGCTTGAAATTTCTTCACTCCTGCAGGAGACCCCTGCAGGACCTCTCCAGTCCACTGTAGAGGAACCTGAACCTTTTGTGCCTGGAGTGGAGGCCCAGGCCAAGCATCCAGAGTCCCCTGAAGAGACAGAAACACCTCCACTTCTTCAGGACGCTCTATCTCAGCCTCCAGAGATCCTTAAGGAAGCTGGAAATTCTGTAAGCCCACAGGAGGCCCCAGCTGAACCTTCAAGTACCCCTGAAGTCCAACAGGAAGCCTCAGCTCAACCTACAGAGGCACCTGAGGAAGTAGAACCTTGGACCCCTCAGGAGGCCCCAGCTCAGCCACCAGAGGAGAAGGTACCACCTCAGGAGGTAAATGTGCCATCTCTGAGTCAGAATGAAGCTCAGCGGCCAAAATTACACAATGTCACTGTTAAACCTGTAGATTTGGCACTTACTGTAACTGTGACTCAGCCTCCACAGCACCCCAAGAAGGCTGAGCCTGCAATCCTGCAAGAACAACCAGCTCAGCCACCAGAGCTGTCTTTGGGGGAGGTGGAACCTATTCCAACCCAGCAGGAGCACCCAGCTCAACCTCTAGAGCATCATGAGGTGAAAGTTGCACCTCCAGGTCACCATCAGGTTCAACAGTTAAACCTGCCCAATATCACTGTTAAACCTGCAGGCGTGCAGGTTACTGTAACACCAGAACCCACTACAGAGGTGGGACCTTTGCCAGTTCAACGTGAGTCTGTCACTCAGCCCTCTGTGCCCCTTAATGTGGAACCTTTTGCAACCCAGCATGAAGCCCCAACTCTGCCTCCACAGTCCCCTGAGGAGAATGAACATTTGTCATTTCAACAGGAGACTCCAACTGAGTCCCCAGAATCTCCCACACAGGAGAAACCTCCAACACAGCAGGAGACCCCTGTTCAGACCCCTGGAGAGGTTAAACCTTCCACAACCCAGCAGGACACCCTGGCTCAGGATTCACAGGCTCCTGAGGAGGGTGAATCACCTTCAACCCAGGAGGAGGCCCTGGCTCAACTTCCAGGGACTCAGGAAGAGAAGGAACCTTCTCCACCCCAGCAGGAGGCCCCTGCTGAGCTTCCACAAATCCCTGAGGAGGGTGAACCTTCCTCAATACAGGAGGAGAGCCAGGATCATCATGCACAGACTCCTGAGAAAGCTAAACCTTCTTCAACCCAGCAGGAGGCCCCAACCCAGTATCCACAGGCCTCTGAGGAGGGAGAACCATCTCCAGCTCAGGAAGAGGCTCCCACTCAATTTCCACAAATTCTTGTGAAGAGTGGGTTTCCAGAACAACATCCAGCCCCTGCTGAAAATGTTGAACCTTATCCAGATCAGCAGGGAGTACCAACACAGACTGGAGATCTTCCTGAAGAAACTGAACTTTCTCCAAGCCAGCAGTGGAGCTCATCTCTGCCTCAGATGCCTGTCGTAGGTGTAGAACCTTCTCCAGTCCAGCCTGAGCACCAGGCTCAGCCTCCAGAGTCCTCTACAGATATTGTAGCTCAGCCTCCAGTACATCATGAGGTGACATCCTCACgtctaggtcctggtgaagctCAGCATCCAATGTTGCCCAATATCACAGCAAAACCTGTAGATCTGGAGGTTTTCATAACTCCAGTGCCCACTAAGTTTGAACATGCTccagggcagcaggaggcctCTGCTCAAGCTCCAGTTCCCCCTGAGCAGGTTGAATTTTCTCCAGCCCAGTCCGAGCTTCTTTTCCAGTCTCCAGAGACCCTTGAAGATGAATTTCCTCCAGGCCAACAAGAACTCATAGTAAAGACTCCAGACCCTCCTAAGGAGATGGAACCTACTTCAGCCCAACAGGAGGCCCCAGCTGAGCCATCAGAGCCCCATAAGGAGATTGAACCATCTTCAAATGAGTACACAGTCTCAGCTCATTCTCCAGGGCCCACTGAAGACGTCAAGCCTCCAACCCAACCAGAGGTTCCAGCTCAGCCTCCTGTTCCCCAGCAGGTCCCAGCTATATCTCCTGAGCCCCGACAGGAGGTAGAGCCTTCTGCCACACAACAGGAATCCCCAGCCCAGTCTTTAGAACTTGCTGACAAAGTGGAACCTCTTCCAGTCTCTCAAAAGACCCCTTCTCAGCTTCTACAGTTTCCTGAGAAGGTGGAATCCTCTCCAGTCCTGCAAGAAGCTCCATCTCTACCTCTAGAGCCCCTTAAGGAGGTAGAACTTTCTCCAGCCCAACAGGTGGCACAGACTCAGCCTTCAGAGCTCCCTGAGAAGCTAGAGTCATTTCCAATTCTGCAGCAGGCTTCAACTCAGTCTCCAGAGCCCCATCAAGAGTCAGAACCTTCTCCAGCTCAGCCTCCAGAGCCATCTAAGGAGGTTGAACCACAACTTCCAGTCCATAACGAGATGACAGTTCCACCTCAAGGACAAGATCAAGCTCAGCGTTCAAGCTTGCCCAGTGTCACTGCTAAACCTGTTGACTTGGAGTTTACTGTACCTCCAGAGCCTTCTACAACCCTGCAGCAGACTCTAGCTCCTCCAGAGGATCCAGAGGTGACACTTCCACATCCAGAACATGTTGAGGCTCAGAGTCCAAATTTGTCTGAAGTCACAGTTCAACCTTTAGATCTGGAGCTTACCATAACACCAGAACCCATTACAGAGGTTGAAACTTCAACCATGCAAGAGACTCCAGGTCCTCCTTTAGAGCCACCTGACGAGTCTGTAATGCAGCCTCCCATGTATCGGGAGGTGACAGTTCCAACTCCAGGTCAGGATCAAGCTCGGCATCTATTGTTACCCAATGTAACGGTTCAGCCTTTGGACTTGGAGCTTACCCTAACTCCAGAACCCACCACAAAAGTTGAACATTCTACAACCGTGAGTAAAACTACTGTTCCTCCAAAGGACATGGAAGTGACATTTGCACATCAAGAGCAGGTTCAAGCTCAGCATCCAATCTTGACTGAAGTCACAGTTCAGCCTTTGGACCTGGGGCTTACCATAACTTCAGAATTCACTAAGGAGATTGAACTTCCTCAACCTATGCAGGAGACTCCAATCCAGCTTCCAGAGCCACCTAAGGAGGTTACTGTAGCTCAATCTCCAGTATATCAGGAGGAGACCATTCCAACACCAGGTTGGGATCAAATTCAGCATCCATCATCACCCAGTGTAACAGTTCAACCTTTGGACCTGGAGCTTACTGTAAGTCCAGAACCCACTACAGAAGTTGAACATTCTACAGCCCTGAAAAAGACTATAGCTCCTCCAAAAGACGTGGAGGTGACATTTGCACATCTCGAGCAGGTTCTGTCTCGCCGTCCAAACTTGACTAAGGTCACAGTTCAACCTTTGGACCTGGAACTTACCATAACTCCAGCATCCACTACAGAGATTGAACCTTCTCCAACCATGCCTCTAGAGCTGCCTAAGGAACTTGTAGCTCAACCTTCCATATATCAAGAGGCAGCAGTTCCAACGTCAGCTCAGGATCAAGCTCAGCACCTGTGGTCACCAAATGTGACAACACAACCTTTGGCCCTAGAGCTTACCATAAGTCCAAAACCCACTACAGAGGTTGAACAGTCTACAACTCTGCATCAGACTACAGCTCCTCCAAAGGACCTTGAGGTGACATTTCCACCATCAGAGCAGGTTCAGGTTCAGCATTCAACCTTAAATAAAGTCAAAGTTAAACCTTTGGACTTGGGGCTTACCATAACTCCAGAACCTACTACAGAGACCAAACCTTCTCCAACCATGCAAGAGACCCCAACTCAGCCTCCAGAGCCACCTAAGGAGGTTGTAGTTCAATATCCATTCCATCAGGAGGGGACAGTTCCAACCCTAGGTCAGGATCAAGCTCCGTATCCAACTTTACCCAGTGTCACAGTTCATCCTGTGGACATGGGACTTACCATGACTTCAGAACCTACTACCCAGGTTGAAGGTTCTACAACCACCAAGACTACAACTCCCCCTCCAAAGGACCTTGAGATGACGCTTGCGCATCTCGAGCAGATTCAGAGGCAACATCCAAACCTGACTGAAGTCACTGTTCCACCTATGGACCTGGAAATTACTGTAACTGCAGGATCCAATATGGAAGTTGAACCTTCTCCAGCCAGGCAAGAGACCCCAACTCAGCCTCCAGAGCCACCTAAGGAGGTTAAAGTTCAATATCCATTTCATCAGGAAGTGATGAGTCCAACTCCAAGTAAGGGTGAAGTCCAGCATCCAGAATCACCCAGCATCACATTTCATAATGGGGGCTTGGGGCTTACCATTACTCCAGAACCTATTACAGAGGCTAAACATTCTGCAACCACGAAGAAGACTACAGCTCCTTCTCCAGCGGACCTTGAGGTGACACTTGCACATCGAGAGCGTGTTCAGAGTCAACAGCCAAACCTGACTAAAGTCACTGTTCCACCTATGGACTTGGAAATTACTGTAAGTCACCAACCAGAGTCATCTGAGTCGGTTCTCCCCCCAACGACTCAGCCCTCAGTGGTGCATTTTGCAAAATACTTCCCAGAAAAGGCATATACAACTTTCACTGAGCAGCCAGAACAGAGTGTTACCACAAATGTCAACATATGTGAGCTCTGTACCTGCAAAGATGAGACGCTATCGTGTACTGGTTTCAGCCCAAAGCAGAGGCTCCGCAGAGTGCCTGTGCCAGAGCCCAACACGGACAACAACACCTTCACCATCTT AAATTTCCAAGGAAACGCTATTTCTTACATTGAGGAGAATACATGGAAGCCATACCGTTGGACTGAGAAATT aattctcAGTGAAAATTATTTGACTGAATTACATAAGGACTCATTTGAAGGCCTGCTATCCCTACAGTATTT AGATTTATCCTGCAATAAGATACAATCTATTGAAAGACGGACATTTGAACCACTACCTTTTTTGAAGTTTAT aaatgttAGTTGCAATGTACTGACAGAAGTGAGCTTTGGAACATTTCAGGCCTGGCATGGAATGCAGTTTTTACATAAGCt AATTCTCAGTCATAACCCTCTGACAACTGTTGAAgattcatatctttttaaattgccagcattaaaatattt AGACATGGGAACAACACAGGTGTCACTTTCAACAATTGAGAGCATTCTCATGATGACCCTTGAATTGGAAAAACT GATATTACCTAGCCGTATGTCCTGTTGTCTCTGCCAACTCAAAAATAATATTGAGGTTGTTTGCAAGACAGTCAAGCTGCATTGTGACGGTGAATGTTTGACAAATGCCACACGTTGTG ATGAAAAAGCATCTATAATGAATGTAGAAGGATCATTCATGAAGGTATTAAAAGCCCGGAAGAAGAGTACCAGTACTGAGCTGACAATTGAGCCAGAGAAGGCATCCTCAGACAAAAATGGCATCGGTCTGTCAGCCTTTATGAATGAGCAGTTAGACTTTAATGATGAAAGTGATGTTATCAGTGCGCTGAATTACATATTACCTTATTTCTCAGAGGGAAATGTAGAAGATGTAGAATCAACATTACTACCATTCATTAAAACTCTGTTTTCAAATGTTCAAGATGGAGACAAGCCTGTGGGTTACttgaaaaacaacacaaagaGCCCTTCTCTTGAACCTGGACCCAACAATTcaacttacaaaaataaactgaggaaACTCTCTTTCCTGGAAAATTTGTTAGAtgcagaaattcaagaaaaaattgatgaggtaaaaaagaaagaaaaaactgccatGCTTATACCTCCCGGGATTTTAGGTCCCAAATTTAAGAAATTGGAAACTGCCCAAGGACAGGAAAAGACCCTTCCCAAGTCTAAGAATTTACGGAAGAGGTGGTTTAGAAAAAACAGTGTTCTCAAGGGCCCCAAGGACCCACAGAAAAGGCACTACAAGGAAGTGGACGTTCAGAGCACCCAAGGGAAACAGAGTGCCCAGTCATTTGTGAAGAACATGGCCAAAGAAAGAAGGCTCAGTGGACCATCCCCAAGGGAGCTGGAGGAGCTTCACATGGCCCAGAGGCCCAGGAAATTAGTGGGAAACTCCGTCCACACAGAGTCTTCATTCATAAAGGAGCACAAGGCAGCAGCCTCTTCTTTCCCGAAGCAAAACATAATGGGCAAGCCTTCTGCCTCCACTGCTCCAAAATCCCTACCTAAGGTGAAAACCAAATCAGAAGACTCAACCTACCCCATTGTTGTTTTAGAAGATGCGAATGCTAGAGTTAGGGAAATGGAGGCTTCCAGACCAGTCTCGCATtctggaaaaaagtatattttccataaaattcgCTCACGTATAGTCCAAAGAACACCCAagaccaaaaaaagtaaaaagttcagaaagaaaaactcactCTCGAATAGATTGATGCCTGCACAGAGGCCTCCATTGCCTGCCGTCAGGAGCCTCATCGATTCCCCTTCACAGGAGGCTATTTCATCTTCAGAAAAACGAATTCAGGAAAATCCTTTTCCAGAATTATTTACTCTTTCAGAACCTTCTAAAGAAAACACTACTGTAGAAAACACTACTGCACAGAATGCttctgaagaaattatttctcCAGGAAGCACTACTGTATCAGAACAAACTCCCCCTGAATTCACAAACCGTAGGAATCTTTCCAATACATATTCTACTACCACCAGAGACAACTTTGTGCCGACTGTTAAACAAACCAATGAAACACAATGGGAATACCACAACTTGGTCACTGACTTGCCCCCAAAGCCCACAGGCTTCAGTGTTGCAAAGCTCTCATCCGCAGGTGATCTATTTGAAATTCAGCTAAACCAGCAGCTACGGTCCCTCATCCCGAATAATGACGTGAGAAGGCTCATTTCTCATGTTATCCGGACTTTGAAAATGGACTGCTCTGAGACCAATGTGCAACTGGCCTGTGCCAAGCTTATCTCCAGAACAGGCCTCCTGATGAAGCTTCTCAGCGAGCAGCAGGAAGTAAAGGTGTCCAAGGCAGAGTGGGATACAGACCAATGGAAGACTGAGAACTATATCAATGAGAGCACAGAAGCCCAGAGTGAACAGAAAGAGCAGAAGTCAAGTGAG ccaACAAAAGAAGTTCCAGGTTATGGCTATAACAACAAACTCATCTTGGCAATATCTGTGACTGTAGTAGTAATGATTTTGATTATAGTTTTCTGTCTCATTGAG